One Lucilia cuprina isolate Lc7/37 chromosome 4, ASM2204524v1, whole genome shotgun sequence DNA segment encodes these proteins:
- the LOC111680339 gene encoding serine protease inhibitor 88Ea → MKLFLTGFLCTVLVAFGKAQDNGCFSANDVGAMPKNIRSELYRGQQEFTLAMLEAIQKATPNENVFFSPYSTFHALLLAYFGANGNTEKELVQALRLQWAKNKKHINNAYRLEKQTRFTRAKNSSVEFASADKIYFDKSINVSPCLSENFPDELEKLDFRNNAEASRMSINHWIAEITRNEIPEMLNPGDVTTESEMVLANAAYFKGQWSDKFDPKDTKQEIFYTSPSQHSFVPMMHKRGTFNLAIDEQIGAHVLQMPYMTSNDENKDSDISMVIILPPFQSGLDEVLSKLKPDTLENALKDSMPREIDISLPKFKFEQNLELVPILRKLGINSLFEHNADLSGFSAESQLKVGDAKHVAKIKVDEEGSTAAAATVLFSFRSARPVEPTKFECNHPFLFLIYDHTSKAVLFTGIYRDPKTQK, encoded by the exons ATGAAATTATTTCTAACTGGTTTCCTATGCACGGTGCTGGTGGCTTTTGGTAAAGCCCAAGATAATGGTTGCTTTTCGGCCAACGATGTGGGTGCCATGCCCAAGAATATACGCTCTGAGTTATATCGTGGTCAACAGGAGTTTACTTTGGCCATGCTAGAGGCCATTCAAAAAGCCACACCTAATGAAAATGTGTTCTTCTCTCCCTACTCAACTTTCCATGCTTTACTTTTGGCCTATTTTGGTGCCAATGGCAATACGGAAAAGGAATTGGTGCAGGCTTTACGTCTGCAATGGGCCAAGAATAAGAAACACATTAACAATGCTTATCGCTTGGAAAAACAAACACGTTTCACTAGAGCCAAAAACTCCTCGGTAGAATTTGCCTCAGCCGATAAAATTTACTTTGACAAGAGTATTAATGTATCACCCTGTCTCAGTGAGAATTTCCCCGATGAATTGGAAAAATTGGACTTTAGAAATAATGCTGAAGCCAGCCGAATGAGCATCAATCATTGGATTGCCGAAATTACACGCAATGAAATCCCGGAAATGTTAAATCCTGGTGATGTTACCACCGAAAGTGAAATGGTCTTGGCTAATGCTGCCTACTTTAAGGGCCAATGGTCGGATAAGTTTGATCCTAAAGATACCAAACAGGAAATTTTCTATACCTCTCCCAGTCAACATTCATTTGTGCCCATGATGCACAAACGTGGCACCTTCAATTTGGCCATTGATGAACAAATTGGTGCTCATGTCTTGCAAATGCCCTATATGACTTCTAATGACGAGAACAAGGACTCTGATATATCCATGGTCATTATATTGCCTCCCTTCCAATCGGGTTTGGATGAGGTTTTGTCAAAATTGAAACCAGACACTTTGGAAAATGCTTTAAAGGACAGTATGCCGAGAGAAATTGATATTTCGTTGCCTAAGTTTAAGTTTGAACAAAATTTGGAATTGGTACCG ATACTCCGCAAATTGGGCATTAACTCTTTGTTCGAGCATAATGCCGATTTATCCGGTTTCTCCGCTGAATCCCAATTGAAAGTAGGTGATGCCAAACATGTAGCCAAAATCAAGGTGGACGAAGAGGGTAGTACAGCTGCTGCCGCCACAGTGTTATTCAGTTTCCGATCTGCTCGTCCCGTTGAACCCACCAAATTCGAGTGCAATCATCCATTTTTGTTCCTAATCTATGATCATACCTCTAAGGCTGTACTATTCACCGGTATCTATCGGGATCCCAAGACACAAAAGTAA